The Fimbriimonadaceae bacterium genome has a segment encoding these proteins:
- a CDS encoding TolC family protein: MTRSTLVSLAVVLATVGPAQTKVMTLDEAVATAKAQSPMLRAAKAEFRRAVAAERGSRAMTGPLVSANGFASTGNKGSLLFSPPGTDPAATMQVPADPFVGGSLMVMVPVLAGDVQAMASSAHWLAQAAAGDYREAESDLVLAVRQAYFASAASSEDVKAAVANLASLKELLRTTQAQYEAGKTVEASVRRVEAEVRRSERELSSAKNNEAKSLLDLLQLMGGTLTVPVSLEEPSLTNLPKGEVTDLVAQALDRRGLVLAEKAKAKASEDELRAARALGLPRVYAFGMADGANMREMGGLTVGLSLSFPLYDGGRVKSGVDQSKAMHERAEAELASARLQVEKEVRQAILDHDTAQANVISAEASVTAAASAYEVVAARVEAGKSILLEQLDALDFLTKARADATKARLDLALAGARLDRAVGGPR; encoded by the coding sequence ATGACGCGGTCCACGTTGGTTTCGTTGGCCGTCGTCCTCGCCACGGTCGGCCCGGCCCAAACGAAGGTGATGACTTTGGACGAAGCGGTGGCGACCGCCAAGGCCCAGAGCCCCATGCTCCGTGCCGCCAAGGCCGAGTTTCGCCGCGCCGTCGCCGCCGAGCGGGGCTCCCGGGCCATGACCGGCCCCCTCGTCTCCGCAAACGGCTTCGCCTCGACGGGCAACAAGGGTTCCCTGCTCTTCTCACCTCCTGGCACCGACCCTGCGGCGACCATGCAGGTGCCCGCCGACCCGTTCGTCGGTGGCAGCCTGATGGTGATGGTCCCCGTCCTTGCCGGAGACGTCCAGGCAATGGCCTCCTCGGCGCACTGGCTCGCCCAGGCCGCGGCCGGCGATTACCGCGAGGCGGAATCCGACCTGGTCCTCGCTGTCCGTCAGGCCTATTTCGCCTCGGCCGCGTCGTCGGAGGACGTCAAGGCGGCCGTGGCCAACCTCGCCTCGCTGAAGGAGTTGCTCCGGACGACGCAGGCCCAATATGAAGCGGGCAAAACGGTCGAGGCGTCGGTCCGCCGCGTCGAGGCCGAAGTCCGCCGCTCGGAGCGAGAGCTGTCCTCAGCGAAGAACAACGAGGCAAAGTCGCTCCTCGATCTGCTCCAACTGATGGGCGGGACGCTCACCGTCCCTGTCTCGCTAGAGGAACCCAGTCTCACGAACCTGCCCAAAGGTGAGGTCACCGACCTTGTCGCCCAAGCCCTTGACCGACGCGGGCTTGTCTTGGCCGAGAAGGCGAAGGCCAAGGCCTCCGAGGACGAGTTGCGTGCAGCCCGGGCCCTGGGCCTGCCCCGTGTCTACGCCTTCGGCATGGCCGACGGCGCGAACATGCGCGAGATGGGCGGCCTGACCGTCGGCCTGTCGCTCAGCTTCCCGCTCTACGACGGCGGCCGGGTGAAGTCCGGTGTCGACCAGTCCAAGGCGATGCATGAGCGCGCCGAAGCGGAACTGGCGTCGGCGCGGCTTCAAGTGGAGAAGGAAGTCCGCCAGGCCATCCTTGACCACGACACCGCCCAGGCCAACGTCATTTCTGCCGAAGCCTCGGTCACGGCCGCGGCCAGCGCCTATGAGGTCGTCGCCGCCCGGGTCGAGGCGGGAAAATCCATCCTCCTCGAACAACTCGACGCCCTCGACTTCCTCACCAAGGCAAGGGCCGACGCGACGAAGGCCCGACTGGACCTCGCGCTGGCGGGGGCTCGCCTCGACCGGGCGGTAGGGGGGCCGCGATGA
- a CDS encoding efflux RND transporter periplasmic adaptor subunit — protein MRLAAIVAAFLFATIAFAVDGVAGPFKVSLRTDPLVVPVGKAKVSVVVTDKNGKPVPDATVKVFARMPGMNMGEREETATATEPKGTYTAPATFSMAGQYDVTVSVSTPAGSGQAVLGLATGQSSAGDTGNAFPWAIGAVVVGLGALVLWRMKVTGQRASLKGLLNRTVLLSLAGLAAALAVGVWAVRNLRREGAMTPIEAQVMEMNTPAPEGELPVVLAEAKKEPFAESVSYAGQVVGFVEQDVVPRVSGTIVAMPVYVGDKVKRGQLLARLDTSQTDPMVAEKASNLRSAGEGVNIALDEHHHAIETAAQSAAQLATADADVAEAKSQVRVAELDRTRADAEVDSAKSMLKAARSEVEGAKSQQTLARQELERAQALFAKNALSREEMQAATAAARRADADVDSAHAKAEVAEGGLRAATAAAQAARAQVDAARARLTRAEAGRKEASARKKVNDVEIHAAEARLRQSKESVAAASAGLQGATVQRGYAELRAEVDGVVTQRLISPGVVVAPGQSVLRVAQVSPVRLQANVAQIDLDKVKVGDQVRVKDTRPGQEPITVTVTSVSPSVDPTSRTGIVEAVYANADNRFSPGQFVSMDIQVGQLGNALVVPTESVVIETRNGKTVAKVWVATASAGGRLSVIQREVRVGGRAGDKTAVLDGLQSGERVVVSPFGLADGMAVRSLEAPTKATEGTVTIELDASGYSPASVEIAAGRPAKLVFVRRAAESCGTSVKFPDLGIEAETPLNQPVTIDIPPQAAGKRLTFACPMDMYTGTVVVK, from the coding sequence ATGAGACTCGCCGCGATCGTCGCCGCGTTCCTCTTCGCGACGATCGCGTTCGCCGTGGACGGCGTCGCCGGCCCGTTCAAAGTCAGCCTGCGGACCGACCCGTTGGTCGTGCCGGTGGGCAAAGCCAAGGTAAGCGTCGTCGTCACCGACAAGAACGGCAAGCCTGTCCCGGACGCCACCGTGAAGGTCTTTGCCCGCATGCCGGGCATGAACATGGGCGAGCGGGAAGAGACCGCCACCGCCACCGAGCCGAAGGGAACCTACACGGCACCCGCGACCTTTTCGATGGCGGGCCAATACGACGTCACCGTCTCGGTCAGTACCCCGGCGGGGAGCGGCCAGGCCGTGCTCGGTCTGGCGACCGGACAGTCGTCGGCCGGGGACACCGGCAACGCCTTTCCTTGGGCGATCGGCGCGGTCGTCGTCGGACTCGGCGCTCTGGTGCTGTGGCGAATGAAGGTGACTGGTCAGCGGGCCAGCCTCAAAGGCCTGCTTAACCGCACGGTGTTGTTGTCCCTGGCCGGCCTTGCCGCCGCCCTCGCCGTCGGCGTTTGGGCGGTGCGTAACCTCCGCCGCGAAGGCGCGATGACGCCGATCGAAGCGCAGGTGATGGAAATGAACACACCCGCGCCGGAGGGAGAACTGCCTGTCGTCCTTGCCGAGGCCAAGAAGGAGCCGTTCGCCGAATCGGTGAGTTACGCGGGCCAAGTCGTCGGATTCGTCGAGCAAGACGTGGTGCCCCGCGTCAGCGGCACGATCGTCGCGATGCCGGTCTACGTCGGCGACAAGGTCAAGCGTGGCCAACTGCTCGCCCGCCTCGACACCAGCCAGACCGACCCCATGGTCGCCGAGAAGGCATCGAACCTGCGGAGCGCGGGCGAGGGCGTGAACATCGCCCTTGACGAGCACCACCACGCCATCGAGACCGCCGCGCAAAGTGCGGCCCAGCTCGCGACTGCCGACGCTGACGTCGCCGAGGCCAAGTCGCAAGTCCGTGTCGCCGAACTCGACCGCACCCGTGCCGACGCTGAAGTCGATTCCGCCAAATCTATGTTGAAGGCGGCCCGGTCGGAAGTCGAAGGGGCGAAGTCCCAGCAGACTCTGGCCCGACAGGAGTTGGAACGTGCCCAGGCCCTCTTCGCCAAGAACGCCCTCTCGCGCGAAGAGATGCAGGCGGCGACCGCCGCCGCCCGGAGAGCCGACGCTGACGTCGACTCAGCCCATGCGAAGGCCGAAGTCGCCGAAGGTGGGCTTCGGGCGGCGACCGCCGCCGCCCAGGCGGCCCGGGCCCAGGTCGACGCGGCCCGGGCAAGGCTGACGCGGGCCGAAGCCGGGCGCAAGGAAGCGAGCGCCCGTAAGAAGGTGAACGACGTCGAGATCCACGCCGCCGAAGCCCGCCTGCGCCAATCGAAGGAGTCGGTGGCGGCGGCCTCGGCCGGGCTCCAAGGAGCGACCGTGCAGCGGGGCTACGCCGAACTTCGGGCCGAAGTGGACGGCGTCGTGACCCAGCGCCTCATCAGCCCTGGCGTCGTCGTCGCTCCGGGACAGTCCGTCCTGAGGGTCGCTCAGGTCTCCCCTGTCCGGCTCCAGGCCAACGTGGCCCAAATCGACCTCGACAAGGTCAAGGTCGGCGACCAAGTCCGGGTCAAGGACACCCGGCCTGGACAAGAACCGATCACCGTGACGGTGACATCGGTCTCGCCCAGCGTCGACCCGACATCGCGGACAGGGATTGTGGAGGCGGTCTATGCCAACGCCGACAACCGGTTCAGCCCAGGCCAGTTCGTTTCGATGGACATCCAGGTCGGCCAGCTCGGCAACGCCCTCGTCGTCCCCACTGAGTCTGTCGTCATTGAGACCCGGAACGGCAAAACGGTGGCCAAGGTGTGGGTCGCGACCGCTTCTGCGGGAGGGCGTCTCAGTGTCATCCAGCGCGAGGTCAGGGTCGGGGGCAGGGCCGGCGACAAGACGGCCGTCCTCGACGGGCTCCAGTCGGGAGAGCGGGTCGTCGTCTCCCCGTTTGGCCTGGCCGACGGGATGGCGGTGAGGTCGCTTGAGGCGCCGACCAAGGCGACAGAAGGCACGGTCACGATCGAACTGGACGCTTCCGGCTACTCACCCGCGTCTGTCGAGATCGCCGCGGGCCGACCGGCCAAGCTGGTGTTCGTCCGGCGGGCGGCCGAGTCGTGCGGCACCTCGGTCAAGTTTCCTGACCTCGGGATCGAGGCCGAGACGCCCCTCAACCAGCCCGTCACGATCGACATCCCGCCCCAAGCGGCTGGGAAGCGGCTCACGTTCGCCTGCCCCATGGACATGTACACCGGGACTGTGGTGGTCAAGTGA
- a CDS encoding efflux RND transporter permease subunit, whose protein sequence is MSDQRQPGGGHKLNALHLIHKWSIEHGYAVVAFYVAMVALAVMAVSHMPRRFAPYVESPMVGVVTMMPGLSAQEMELYVSKPIEEQLINVKGVRYVRSTSQDGFSIVTLEFPYGTNMQRAQTDIQSLMNVVQSSLPSTGANLKPSWIIPIDPLNLPVLTLSLKGDPSLGWDMAKVREFADNDVVRRLKTVQDVYAVVPFGGHRRQLQVIVDRDKLASYGLSILDVRNAIDRSNVSATGGTVTDGEREAIVRVDTRATTAQDILDYPVTAAGTTAPPAAAPSGGMGMGGSASASPPAQVTPPPTTPRVVYVRDVARVEDSVWEKRSGYRYLDNTTGESKEAIEVSVIQNPGASSALVVPAVMSVVKQIENENPGLKFETAYDNAHFVDILFENVWHELAVAIILTAVALMLFLGEWRGTLIAMVTLPTSLAMAVLFMVPFGMTFNSGTLIGLLLSIGRLVDDSIIDIHAVERHLRMGKSPKQATIDGIAEVRVAVIASTLMIVLALLPLIFSGGIVGLMFVELVWPLIFGLLASMLVSFTLTALLCAKLLRPEHVRESERRHPVLGLLYRVVDPFQRGLDRLEGAYGRTITWLLKHRFANLTRVLATLILGFTFYYFIGSEMMPLADTGQASAFLEMNPGTSFAGTERAVKQIEEIIRKHPEVEKASIELGAESMFETWSPFFTGYQMPAVNGAAMMLTFSDKEKRKNDIFKVIDAIQKEALDTVPHIRRFQIKEMGSDVMATSAAPVHVNIYGPDLAVLDRLGDQVLQVGEKMPELFQPGRTWSLGVPDYRIDVNLQRAQEVGLSPDQIAQQAYYAMRGGLTNEYFRLPNIRQDTILVRYDGPERSSADDLAATYITTPDGKQIPLKSVADIVPSSAPTAIEHDGLKRVIGVTGYYRMGSLPSMDVVMNLVANAYGGNKKLGVEPVNFPPGYGMEMRGDMTQMMDSFRRLLQGLGLSIVMMYLVLVVQFRGFLQPLQMIASLPLELAGVFVALFIAHQSFSTVSILGIIVLTGMDITTAVLIIDLVMKYRDQGVPRDEAVRRACPDRLRPILMTTGITLVVMLPVALAPKTGLDAYQPLATAVVGGLLVGTILSLFDIPIMHTYIDDFVIWLNRTFLNRQWSWPVTEPDPSLPAEEIGTDQATP, encoded by the coding sequence GTGAGCGACCAGCGGCAACCAGGGGGCGGGCATAAGCTCAACGCCCTCCACTTGATCCACAAGTGGTCGATCGAGCACGGCTACGCCGTCGTCGCGTTCTACGTCGCCATGGTCGCCCTGGCGGTCATGGCCGTCTCCCACATGCCGCGGAGGTTCGCCCCGTACGTCGAGAGCCCGATGGTCGGGGTCGTCACGATGATGCCCGGCCTCTCGGCCCAAGAGATGGAGCTTTATGTCTCGAAACCGATCGAAGAACAGCTCATCAACGTGAAAGGTGTCCGCTACGTCCGGTCGACCTCACAGGACGGGTTCAGCATCGTCACGTTGGAGTTCCCCTACGGGACGAACATGCAGCGGGCGCAGACCGACATCCAGTCTCTGATGAACGTCGTCCAGTCTAGCCTGCCTTCGACAGGGGCGAACCTGAAGCCGTCGTGGATCATCCCCATCGACCCCCTCAACCTTCCTGTCCTGACCCTGTCCCTCAAGGGCGACCCCTCTCTGGGTTGGGACATGGCCAAAGTGCGCGAGTTCGCCGACAACGACGTCGTGCGCCGCCTCAAGACCGTCCAAGACGTGTACGCGGTTGTGCCCTTCGGTGGTCACCGGCGTCAATTGCAGGTCATCGTCGACCGTGACAAGCTGGCCTCCTATGGCCTCTCGATCCTCGACGTGAGGAACGCGATCGACCGCTCCAACGTCAGCGCGACCGGCGGGACGGTCACCGACGGCGAGCGGGAGGCGATCGTCCGCGTCGACACGAGGGCGACGACCGCCCAGGACATCTTGGACTACCCTGTGACGGCCGCGGGCACCACCGCACCGCCTGCCGCGGCCCCGTCTGGGGGAATGGGCATGGGTGGGTCGGCCAGCGCCAGCCCACCGGCCCAAGTCACCCCGCCGCCGACCACTCCGCGGGTGGTCTATGTCCGCGACGTCGCGCGGGTCGAAGACTCGGTGTGGGAGAAGAGGTCCGGCTACCGCTACCTCGACAACACGACCGGCGAATCGAAGGAAGCGATCGAGGTCAGCGTCATCCAGAACCCCGGGGCCAGTTCGGCGTTGGTCGTGCCGGCCGTCATGTCGGTCGTCAAGCAGATCGAGAACGAAAACCCCGGCCTGAAGTTCGAGACCGCCTACGACAACGCCCACTTTGTCGACATCCTCTTCGAGAACGTCTGGCACGAACTGGCCGTCGCGATCATCCTGACCGCCGTCGCCCTGATGCTCTTCCTGGGCGAATGGCGCGGCACCCTCATCGCGATGGTGACCCTGCCCACGTCCCTGGCCATGGCCGTCCTCTTCATGGTGCCCTTCGGCATGACGTTCAACAGCGGCACGCTGATCGGACTCTTACTCAGCATCGGGAGGCTCGTCGACGACTCGATCATCGACATCCATGCCGTCGAGCGCCATCTGCGGATGGGCAAGTCGCCTAAGCAGGCGACGATCGACGGCATCGCCGAGGTGCGAGTGGCCGTCATCGCGTCCACCCTGATGATCGTGTTGGCCCTGTTACCCCTGATCTTCTCAGGAGGCATCGTCGGCCTGATGTTCGTCGAGCTCGTCTGGCCGCTGATCTTCGGGCTCCTTGCCTCGATGCTCGTCTCGTTCACGCTTACCGCGCTGCTGTGCGCCAAGCTCCTGCGCCCCGAACACGTGCGGGAGTCGGAGCGGAGGCATCCGGTTCTGGGCCTGCTCTACCGGGTCGTCGACCCGTTCCAGCGAGGGCTTGACCGGCTCGAAGGGGCCTACGGCAGGACCATCACTTGGCTCCTCAAGCACCGGTTCGCCAACTTGACCCGGGTTCTGGCCACCCTCATCCTTGGCTTCACCTTCTATTACTTCATCGGGTCGGAGATGATGCCGCTGGCCGACACCGGACAGGCGTCAGCGTTCCTTGAGATGAACCCGGGCACCTCCTTTGCCGGCACCGAGAGGGCGGTGAAGCAGATCGAGGAGATCATCCGCAAGCACCCCGAAGTCGAGAAGGCCAGCATCGAGCTTGGGGCCGAGTCCATGTTCGAGACCTGGTCTCCCTTCTTCACCGGTTACCAGATGCCCGCGGTGAACGGCGCGGCCATGATGCTGACCTTCAGCGACAAGGAGAAGCGCAAGAACGACATCTTCAAGGTCATCGACGCCATCCAGAAGGAGGCGCTTGACACCGTCCCTCACATCCGTCGGTTCCAGATCAAAGAGATGGGTTCCGACGTCATGGCGACCTCGGCGGCGCCGGTCCACGTGAACATCTATGGGCCTGACCTCGCCGTGCTCGACCGGCTTGGCGACCAAGTCCTGCAGGTCGGCGAGAAGATGCCCGAGCTCTTCCAGCCCGGCCGGACATGGAGTCTCGGGGTCCCTGACTACCGGATCGACGTCAACTTGCAACGTGCCCAAGAGGTCGGGCTCAGCCCCGACCAGATCGCCCAGCAGGCGTACTACGCCATGCGAGGTGGACTGACCAACGAGTACTTTCGACTGCCCAATATCCGCCAGGACACGATCCTTGTCCGCTACGACGGCCCCGAAAGGTCCAGCGCGGACGACCTGGCGGCGACCTACATCACCACCCCAGACGGCAAGCAGATACCCCTCAAGTCCGTGGCCGACATCGTGCCTTCGTCGGCGCCTACCGCCATCGAGCACGACGGGCTGAAGCGGGTCATCGGGGTGACGGGCTACTACCGGATGGGCAGCCTTCCCAGCATGGACGTGGTCATGAACCTCGTCGCCAACGCCTACGGGGGAAACAAGAAGCTTGGTGTCGAGCCGGTCAACTTCCCTCCCGGATACGGCATGGAGATGAGGGGCGACATGACCCAGATGATGGACAGCTTCCGACGCCTGCTCCAGGGGTTGGGGCTTTCGATCGTCATGATGTACCTCGTCCTCGTCGTCCAGTTCCGAGGCTTCTTGCAACCCTTACAGATGATCGCCTCCCTGCCCCTGGAACTGGCCGGGGTGTTCGTCGCCCTGTTCATCGCCCACCAGTCGTTCTCGACGGTGTCGATCCTTGGGATCATCGTGCTGACCGGTATGGACATCACCACGGCGGTCCTGATCATCGACCTGGTGATGAAGTACCGCGACCAGGGAGTCCCTCGCGACGAAGCGGTCAGGCGGGCCTGCCCCGACCGTTTGCGCCCCATCCTCATGACGACCGGGATCACCTTGGTCGTCATGCTCCCGGTCGCCCTTGCGCCCAAGACCGGACTGGACGCCTACCAACCGCTCGCCACCGCCGTCGTCGGCGGCTTGCTGGTCGGGACCATCCTGTCCCTCTTCGACATCCCCATCATGCACACCTACATCGACGACTTCGTCATCTGGCTGAACAGGACGTTCCTGAACCGCCAATGGTCGTGGCCGGTCACCGAGCCCGACCCTTCCTTACCTGCCGAAGAGATCGGCACCGACCAAGCAACACCATGA
- a CDS encoding cupredoxin domain-containing protein — translation MNIKATALVTVALAASSVMALQHGRSAPTDKPVQAKVVKGVQVATVTVANGKYSPSVIKVKKGLPVVLTFVGGDHLGCGGTVEFKSLKQKLVVKQGTKASLKFKPEKAGEVAFACPMDMYKGKVVVN, via the coding sequence ATGAACATCAAAGCAACCGCCCTCGTCACCGTCGCCCTGGCCGCCTCGTCGGTCATGGCTCTCCAACACGGCCGCTCCGCCCCCACCGACAAACCCGTCCAGGCGAAAGTCGTCAAAGGCGTCCAAGTCGCCACCGTGACTGTCGCCAACGGAAAGTATTCGCCTTCGGTCATCAAGGTGAAGAAGGGCCTTCCCGTGGTGTTGACCTTCGTCGGTGGTGACCACTTGGGGTGTGGAGGGACTGTCGAGTTCAAGTCCCTCAAGCAGAAGCTGGTCGTCAAACAGGGCACCAAAGCGTCCCTCAAGTTCAAGCCGGAGAAGGCCGGAGAAGTCGCTTTTGCCTGCCCTATGGACATGTACAAGGGCAAGGTCGTCGTAAATTAG
- a CDS encoding DinB family protein: protein MNDIVAAAKAEFDRAKNRVLSAFSHIPDDKINWSPTPTSRTPVELVAHCGIGTEGLGGWIASGMSFEGFDPVAIENSMREQESHVKTREEAVALLEKGCAFYQGWLDTVTDEQVNATIQTPMGERRMADVITFPADHLRGHAAQLDYIQTIHGDRAWHMG from the coding sequence GTGAACGACATTGTCGCCGCCGCAAAAGCTGAATTCGACCGCGCTAAGAACCGCGTGCTCTCTGCCTTCTCCCACATTCCCGACGACAAGATCAACTGGTCGCCGACTCCGACTTCCCGGACGCCCGTCGAACTGGTCGCCCATTGTGGGATCGGTACCGAGGGCCTTGGTGGTTGGATTGCCAGCGGGATGAGCTTCGAGGGCTTCGACCCCGTGGCGATCGAGAACTCGATGAGGGAGCAGGAGTCGCATGTCAAGACGAGGGAAGAGGCGGTCGCCCTCCTGGAAAAGGGTTGCGCCTTCTATCAGGGCTGGCTGGACACCGTGACCGACGAGCAGGTCAACGCCACCATCCAAACACCAATGGGTGAGCGCAGGATGGCCGACGTCATCACCTTCCCGGCCGACCACCTGCGCGGGCATGCCGCCCAGTTGGATTACATCCAGACCATCCACGGCGACCGTGCCTGGCACATGGGTTGA
- a CDS encoding DUF4332 domain-containing protein, whose amino-acid sequence MAKIDEVEGIGAAYAAKLTSAGVTTLEGLLTTAGAKAGRVALAEKTGISEKLILEWVNRADLARVKGVGSEYADLLEAAGVDSVPELAQRNAASLTAKMAEVNDAKKLVRSLPSESQVAKWIEDAKTLDRVVTH is encoded by the coding sequence ATGGCAAAGATTGATGAAGTCGAAGGCATCGGAGCCGCATACGCGGCAAAACTGACGTCGGCTGGCGTGACCACTTTGGAAGGACTGCTCACCACGGCCGGAGCGAAGGCGGGGCGCGTGGCCTTGGCTGAGAAGACCGGCATCTCGGAGAAACTCATTCTCGAATGGGTCAACCGTGCCGACCTCGCCCGCGTCAAAGGCGTCGGGTCGGAGTACGCCGACCTGCTCGAAGCGGCCGGGGTCGACTCGGTGCCCGAGCTTGCCCAGCGCAACGCCGCCAGTCTGACCGCCAAGATGGCCGAGGTCAACGATGCCAAGAAGCTGGTCCGGTCGCTCCCGAGCGAGTCACAAGTCGCCAAGTGGATCGAGGACGCCAAGACGCTCGACCGGGTCGTCACCCACTGA